One Candidatus Polarisedimenticolia bacterium DNA window includes the following coding sequences:
- a CDS encoding tetratricopeptide repeat protein has product MGDGRPDSGPHEAAGAPEQARALQLASGLAVASLFLAAGAFCLTRATDTDLWWHLASGDLIRRTGVIPRADPFSFTVIGNRWIDIHWLFQVVLSLLHERGGLRLLDLFRIALILGSLGIVYTRCRRVAAPATAVAVLLLTILACQERFLTRPEIVSWLLMVTVLLALQKALDAGTRSGRRRILFVVLPLLHLVWVNVQGLFILGPVFLTLALLAAACGYLRARVKAPDGGVSPAGGAERDPDRVIDFLAALALCALVCLVNPYGAAALRLPFDLLFSHLGGETLLSRTIAEFRPPLSGYLVTPAIVAFGVLAIVTLVSILMDLPRARPFDLLVIGATLAVALKARRNIPIFALAAAPILALHLSALLRHGVAASARLAARLRAAQVVASIVLAGACLGLTADVATNRFYLRRPTERWFGSGEIPGYFPEDAAGFVAGAGIPGQVFHSLAVGGYLIHAWGGERGVFIDGRNDPYLDGVLAEYLKAIADPAAFEETVRRYQIAAVLWPHHRALEARPLLSYLAGGHGWALVHLDEAAAVYLRADLISAARLGERPFPPGVDRREVYQALYRRLEARPFSGPPIREIALGEFFSVSGDAAGAEYFYGRALERLPSSAPILHGHALALERLGRTAEARAEYERAVSADRDFLPAASALGAMFLDEGRQDEAERLIEAAYRGGERGSRLLLARARLFDRKGDVPRALGAYRDALLRSPRDTAILRALAQFYVSHGEASTALPFYTAAAEADPGDPAIAREMAELLERLGRVTAALDVVRDAARRAVDRLDGDRTGSWTLASPGRDEDRRLLLLAADLERRAGDGARASDYLAALSRAGLLAGDKPEGAGAAEERRR; this is encoded by the coding sequence GTGGGGGATGGACGGCCGGACTCCGGCCCGCACGAGGCGGCCGGCGCGCCGGAGCAGGCGAGAGCCCTTCAGCTCGCTTCGGGTCTGGCGGTGGCGTCGCTCTTCCTGGCCGCCGGCGCCTTCTGCCTGACACGCGCCACCGACACCGATCTCTGGTGGCACCTCGCGAGCGGCGACCTCATCCGCCGCACCGGCGTCATCCCGCGCGCCGATCCCTTCTCGTTCACCGTCATCGGGAACCGCTGGATCGACATCCACTGGCTGTTCCAGGTCGTCCTGTCGTTGCTCCATGAGAGGGGCGGCCTGCGGCTCCTCGACCTGTTCCGGATCGCGCTGATACTCGGATCGCTCGGGATCGTGTACACGCGTTGCCGGCGCGTCGCGGCGCCGGCCACGGCGGTGGCCGTGCTCCTGCTCACGATTCTTGCCTGCCAGGAACGCTTCCTGACGAGGCCCGAAATCGTCTCCTGGCTCTTGATGGTGACCGTGCTCCTGGCGCTCCAGAAGGCGCTCGATGCCGGGACGCGTTCCGGTCGGCGGCGCATCCTGTTCGTCGTTCTGCCGCTCCTGCATCTCGTCTGGGTGAACGTCCAGGGCCTGTTCATCCTGGGCCCGGTGTTCCTCACCCTGGCGCTCCTGGCGGCCGCCTGCGGCTACCTGCGCGCGCGAGTCAAGGCGCCTGACGGCGGGGTCTCGCCTGCAGGCGGGGCGGAGCGCGATCCGGATCGGGTGATCGACTTTCTGGCGGCCCTGGCGCTCTGCGCGCTGGTCTGCCTGGTGAATCCATACGGCGCCGCGGCGCTGCGCCTGCCCTTCGACCTGCTGTTCAGCCACCTCGGCGGCGAGACGCTGCTGTCGCGGACCATCGCCGAGTTCCGCCCGCCCCTCTCGGGGTATCTGGTGACTCCCGCGATCGTGGCGTTCGGAGTCCTGGCGATCGTGACGCTCGTCTCGATTCTCATGGACCTCCCGAGGGCCCGGCCGTTCGATCTGCTGGTGATTGGCGCGACGCTCGCCGTCGCCCTCAAGGCCAGGCGCAACATCCCGATCTTCGCCCTGGCCGCGGCGCCGATCCTGGCGCTCCATCTGTCCGCGCTCCTCCGGCATGGGGTCGCGGCATCGGCGCGCCTGGCGGCGCGCCTCCGGGCGGCACAGGTCGTGGCAAGCATCGTGCTCGCGGGCGCCTGCCTGGGCCTGACGGCGGACGTGGCCACCAACCGCTTCTATCTGCGCCGGCCGACGGAGAGATGGTTCGGGTCGGGGGAGATCCCGGGCTATTTTCCCGAGGACGCGGCGGGGTTCGTCGCCGGCGCCGGCATTCCGGGCCAGGTGTTCCACAGCCTCGCGGTCGGCGGCTACCTGATTCACGCCTGGGGCGGCGAGCGGGGCGTGTTCATCGACGGCCGCAACGATCCGTACCTGGACGGGGTCCTGGCCGAGTACCTGAAGGCCATCGCCGACCCGGCGGCGTTCGAGGAGACGGTGCGGCGCTACCAGATCGCCGCCGTCCTCTGGCCGCATCACCGCGCCCTCGAGGCAAGGCCGCTCCTCTCCTACCTGGCGGGCGGTCACGGCTGGGCGCTCGTCCATCTCGACGAGGCGGCGGCGGTCTACCTGCGCGCCGATCTGATCTCGGCGGCGCGCCTGGGGGAGCGTCCGTTCCCTCCCGGCGTCGACCGCCGCGAGGTCTACCAGGCCCTGTATCGGCGGCTGGAGGCCCGGCCGTTCTCCGGACCCCCGATCCGCGAAATCGCGCTGGGGGAATTCTTCAGCGTCTCGGGGGACGCGGCGGGGGCGGAGTATTTCTACGGCCGGGCGCTCGAACGGCTGCCCTCGAGCGCCCCGATCCTGCACGGGCACGCCCTCGCCCTCGAGCGCCTCGGGCGGACGGCCGAGGCGCGGGCCGAATACGAAAGGGCCGTCTCGGCGGATCGGGATTTCCTGCCCGCGGCCTCGGCGCTCGGGGCGATGTTCCTGGACGAGGGACGGCAGGACGAGGCGGAGCGTCTCATCGAGGCGGCCTACCGCGGGGGGGAGCGGGGATCGCGCCTGCTCCTGGCGCGGGCGCGGCTGTTCGATCGGAAGGGGGACGTTCCGCGAGCGCTCGGCGCCTACCGCGACGCGCTCCTCAGGAGTCCCCGCGACACCGCGATCCTCCGCGCCCTCGCCCAGTTCTACGTGAGCCACGGGGAGGCCTCGACCGCCCTGCCGTTCTACACCGCCGCCGCCGAGGCCGATCCCGGCGATCCGGCGATCGCCCGGGAGATGGCGGAGCTCCTCGAGCGGCTCGGCCGGGTCACGGCCGCGCTCGACGTCGTCCGCGACGCCGCCCGCCGCGCCGTCGATCGTCTCGACGGCGACCGGACCGGCTCCTGGACCCTGGCCTCGCCCGGGCGCGACGAGGACCGTCGCCTCCTCCTCCTTGCGGCCGACCTCGAGCGGCGCGCGGGAGACGGAGCCCGGGCGTCGGATTACCTGGCCGCCCTGTCGCGTGCCGGCCTGCTCGCCGGCGACAAGCCGGAAGGGGCGGGCGCGGCGGAGGAACGGAGGCGCTGA
- a CDS encoding PilZ domain-containing protein, whose product MTTPLTDDKRKGKQRIARRLPVRFGTEAKMCGGTVIDISEGGMKIESAESFPINSILTVFVQFPRHSIRLRARIMWAGAASGGGAGVMGLALTQPEPTLKRAYSEWTAEVKLAATETNVVAAVSAAARAAAGAPVTGGSPAETPVAPVPPVPAGTFKAAPPAPEPRGPIRRRLESRQGESYEALLERTGEGWQLTIIRLPRQLGVDKPDLQDICTTYADAEKALRDFVRSH is encoded by the coding sequence ATGACGACGCCTTTGACGGACGACAAACGGAAGGGGAAGCAGCGCATCGCGCGGCGCCTTCCGGTGCGCTTCGGCACCGAGGCCAAGATGTGCGGCGGGACCGTCATCGATATCTCGGAGGGGGGGATGAAGATCGAGAGCGCCGAGTCGTTCCCGATCAATTCGATCCTCACCGTCTTCGTGCAGTTTCCCCGCCACTCGATCCGCCTGCGCGCCCGGATCATGTGGGCCGGCGCGGCGTCCGGTGGCGGGGCCGGCGTGATGGGCCTGGCGCTGACCCAGCCGGAGCCGACGCTGAAGCGGGCGTACTCCGAATGGACCGCGGAGGTGAAGCTGGCGGCCACCGAAACCAACGTCGTCGCCGCCGTTTCCGCCGCCGCCCGGGCCGCCGCGGGCGCCCCCGTGACGGGCGGCTCCCCCGCCGAGACGCCCGTCGCACCCGTGCCGCCGGTGCCGGCGGGGACCTTCAAGGCCGCGCCGCCGGCCCCGGAGCCGCGGGGCCCGATCCGCCGGCGCCTGGAGAGCCGGCAGGGGGAGTCGTACGAGGCGCTCCTGGAGCGGACAGGAGAGGGCTGGCAGCTCACCATCATCCGGCTCCCGCGCCAGCTCGGCGTCGACAAGCCGGACCTCCAGGACATCTGCACCACCTACGCCGACGCCGAGAAGGCGCTGCGCGACTTCGTCCGCAGCCACTAG